In the Arachis ipaensis cultivar K30076 chromosome B10, Araip1.1, whole genome shotgun sequence genome, one interval contains:
- the LOC107621610 gene encoding uncharacterized protein LOC107621610 isoform X1: MATKILSPVAMITVLALLCLVTMVLADGKSSTPYLRLSSDDASERQNVCPNAASSSCPVKCFRTDPVCGVDGVTYWCGCAEAECAGAKVAKMGFCEVGNGVSTPLSGQALLLVHIVWLIVLAFSMQDVH; encoded by the coding sequence ATGGCCACAAAGATTCTTTCTCCAGTTGCAATGATCACTGTTCTTGCCCTCCTCTGCCTCGTCACAATGGTCTTAGCCGACGGAAAATCCTCCACGCCATATCTCCGGTTATCTTCGGATGACGCCAGCGAACGGCAGAACGTGTGCCCCAACGCAGCATCATCATCGTGCCCCGTGAAATGCTTCCGTACGGACCCGGTTTGCGGCGTGGACGGCGTGACGTACTGGTGTGGGTGTGCGGAGGCGGAGTGCGCCGGCGCTAAGGTTGCGAAAATGGGGTTCTGTGAAGTTGGGAATGGGGTATCGACTCCTCTATCTGGTCAAGCTCTTCTTCTTGTGCATATCGTGTGGCTCATTGTGTTGGCTTTCTCG
- the LOC107621610 gene encoding uncharacterized protein LOC107621610 isoform X2: MATKILSPVAMITVLALLCLVTMVLADGKSSTPYLRLSSDDASERQNVCPNAASSSCPVKCFRTDPVCGVDGVTYWCGCAEAECAGAKVAKMGFCEVGNGMQDVH, encoded by the coding sequence ATGGCCACAAAGATTCTTTCTCCAGTTGCAATGATCACTGTTCTTGCCCTCCTCTGCCTCGTCACAATGGTCTTAGCCGACGGAAAATCCTCCACGCCATATCTCCGGTTATCTTCGGATGACGCCAGCGAACGGCAGAACGTGTGCCCCAACGCAGCATCATCATCGTGCCCCGTGAAATGCTTCCGTACGGACCCGGTTTGCGGCGTGGACGGCGTGACGTACTGGTGTGGGTGTGCGGAGGCGGAGTGCGCCGGCGCTAAGGTTGCGAAAATGGGGTTCTGTGAAGTTGGGAATGGG